The following proteins are encoded in a genomic region of Paenibacillus sp. FSL H3-0469:
- a CDS encoding glutamate-5-semialdehyde dehydrogenase has protein sequence MSEVVNKTTLAKATTGVLASLTTAQKNEALLVMAAALRAEADYIIAANAEDLERGRLNGTPESMLDRLALDAGRIDSIAEGLQQIAELPDPVGDNLETIERPNGLHIEKVRVPLGVIGIIYEARPNVTVDAAGLCLKTGNAVVLRGGSSALSSNRAITEVLHRALAGTALPPDALQLIEDPNRSSVDEMLKLNGLLDVIIPRGGSSLIQNVVLNATVPVIETGAGICHTYLDASASPEMARRISVNAKAQRPSVCNSMETLLVHRAYAEEHLAALAEAFREARVELRGCQDTVALIPWAVPATPEDFATEYNDYILNIRIVDTLEQALGHIAEFGTKHSECIVTEDTANAERFLQEVDAAAVYHNASTRFTDGFEFGFGAEIGISTQKLHARGPMGLPALTSSKYMIHGSGQIRG, from the coding sequence GACGCTGGCCAAAGCAACCACAGGGGTACTCGCTAGCTTGACTACCGCCCAGAAGAATGAAGCCCTGCTGGTGATGGCTGCTGCTCTGCGCGCCGAAGCTGATTACATTATTGCCGCCAACGCCGAAGACCTGGAGCGCGGCCGGCTGAACGGGACACCGGAGTCGATGCTCGACCGGCTGGCCCTGGATGCGGGCAGGATTGACAGCATAGCCGAAGGCTTGCAGCAGATTGCCGAACTGCCCGATCCGGTTGGAGACAATCTGGAGACGATAGAACGGCCGAACGGCCTGCACATCGAGAAGGTTCGGGTTCCCCTTGGGGTGATTGGCATTATCTATGAAGCACGCCCCAACGTCACCGTTGACGCTGCCGGACTGTGCCTCAAGACCGGCAATGCTGTGGTGCTGCGCGGCGGTTCCTCCGCTCTATCCTCCAACCGTGCCATCACCGAGGTGCTGCACCGCGCACTTGCGGGTACCGCCCTTCCGCCGGATGCCTTGCAGCTGATCGAAGATCCTAACCGCTCCTCCGTGGATGAAATGCTGAAGCTGAACGGACTGCTGGATGTCATCATCCCGCGCGGAGGAAGCTCTCTGATTCAGAATGTGGTTCTGAATGCCACCGTACCGGTTATTGAAACAGGGGCAGGCATATGCCATACTTATCTGGATGCGAGTGCCAGTCCGGAAATGGCCCGGCGCATTAGCGTGAATGCGAAGGCCCAGCGGCCTTCGGTCTGCAATTCAATGGAGACACTGCTGGTGCACCGTGCTTACGCTGAAGAACATCTCGCCGCACTTGCTGAAGCCTTCCGCGAGGCTCGTGTGGAGCTGCGCGGGTGCCAGGATACCGTTGCTCTTATTCCTTGGGCTGTGCCTGCCACGCCGGAGGACTTCGCTACAGAATACAACGATTACATTCTCAATATTCGTATCGTGGACACGCTGGAACAGGCTCTTGGGCATATCGCAGAGTTTGGAACCAAGCATTCCGAATGTATTGTGACTGAAGACACGGCGAATGCTGAACGCTTCCTGCAGGAGGTTGACGCTGCGGCGGTGTACCACAACGCTTCTACCCGGTTCACGGACGGCTTTGAATTCGGCTTTGGCGCCGAGATCGGGATCAGCACCCAGAAGCTCCATGCCCGCGGGCCTATGGGACTGCCTGCACTCACTTCAAGCAAATATATGATTCACGGCTCCGGCCAAATCAGAGGTTAA
- a CDS encoding DUF5590 domain-containing protein, giving the protein MKKKRRKWIWLGITVVLLLLFGLSQFYAYIMKDQWNERSEAKELARARAGLTEVTKAQKSVWNENEIYWVLTGKNEAGTDLMVWVRFTLEGKPAGGDNGLYAEELSKGTSEEKMRGIIADQLPDVKIERLLPGVYNGEYAWQLFYKKDGRFYYNFYRFKDGSAIGEGYSLPNR; this is encoded by the coding sequence GTGAAGAAGAAGAGGAGAAAATGGATCTGGCTGGGGATTACCGTGGTGCTGCTCCTTCTGTTCGGACTAAGCCAGTTCTATGCCTACATTATGAAGGACCAGTGGAACGAGCGGAGTGAGGCCAAGGAGCTGGCCCGGGCGCGTGCCGGACTAACGGAGGTAACCAAGGCTCAGAAATCCGTCTGGAATGAGAATGAGATCTACTGGGTGCTAACCGGCAAAAACGAAGCCGGGACCGATCTGATGGTGTGGGTCCGTTTCACCTTGGAGGGCAAGCCTGCCGGTGGCGACAACGGCCTGTATGCTGAAGAGCTGAGCAAAGGCACCTCAGAGGAGAAAATGCGCGGAATCATAGCCGATCAGCTGCCTGACGTGAAGATCGAACGGCTGCTGCCCGGTGTATACAACGGGGAATATGCCTGGCAGCTATTTTACAAAAAAGACGGGCGATTCTATTACAACTTCTACCGCTTCAAGGATGGCAGCGCCATCGGTGAGGGGTACAGTCTGCCGAACCGCTAA
- a CDS encoding AAA family ATPase: MPKYWKEVVAGFVPVMLIFMAFVGINIFPVIIALGMVAALLFIAHARGGLAVNAGADKKRKKNGPSKLTFEEIGGQDNAKQELREALDFLIRHEEISKFGIRPLKGILLTGPPGTGKTLMAKAAAHYTNSVFVAASGSEFVEMYVGVGAGRVRDLFKDARTRALKENKQSAIIFIDEIDVIGGKREGGQQREYDQTLNQLLTEMDGIYNNDTPRILLVAATNRKEMLDSALLRPGRFDRHIQVDMPDKKGRKSILDLHAKNKPLHDTVDLDKIAEEAYGFSGAQLESVMNEAAIYMMRENLTLVEQRHLSMAIDKVMMGEKTDRETNHEEKKRVAIHELGHAIMAELLRPGSVSQVTLTPRGQALGYVRHNPQTEQYLYTKDYLEHQIMIALGGAAAEEMYYGGRSTGSRGDFDQALNIVETMMKSGLTSLGIANLQMVTTEELMKENSKILDDLMIRTKDLLEQQRNIFDYSLDILMKEEVLSGEQFRCQFRDSVLLPA, from the coding sequence ATGCCTAAGTACTGGAAAGAGGTTGTAGCCGGATTCGTTCCGGTCATGCTGATTTTTATGGCTTTTGTGGGGATTAATATCTTCCCTGTAATCATAGCACTTGGTATGGTTGCCGCTCTCCTGTTCATTGCCCATGCGCGCGGCGGTCTGGCCGTCAATGCAGGTGCAGATAAGAAGCGCAAGAAGAACGGCCCGTCCAAGCTTACCTTTGAAGAGATCGGCGGACAGGACAATGCCAAGCAGGAGCTGCGTGAAGCGCTGGACTTCCTGATCCGGCATGAAGAAATCAGCAAGTTCGGGATTCGCCCGCTCAAGGGAATTCTGCTTACAGGCCCTCCGGGAACCGGGAAGACGCTGATGGCCAAGGCTGCGGCACATTATACTAACTCTGTATTCGTAGCTGCCTCAGGCAGTGAATTCGTTGAGATGTATGTCGGTGTGGGTGCGGGACGCGTACGCGATTTGTTCAAGGATGCCCGTACGCGCGCGCTCAAGGAGAATAAGCAAAGCGCCATTATTTTCATCGATGAAATTGACGTTATCGGCGGGAAGCGCGAAGGCGGACAGCAGCGAGAATATGATCAGACGCTCAATCAGCTGCTGACGGAGATGGACGGGATTTATAACAATGATACCCCGCGCATTCTGCTGGTAGCCGCAACGAACCGCAAGGAGATGCTTGATTCTGCGCTGCTGCGTCCGGGCCGTTTTGACCGACACATTCAGGTCGATATGCCTGACAAGAAGGGCCGCAAGTCGATTCTCGACCTGCATGCCAAGAACAAGCCGCTGCATGACACCGTTGATCTGGATAAAATCGCCGAAGAAGCTTACGGCTTCTCGGGTGCGCAGCTGGAGAGCGTCATGAACGAAGCCGCGATCTACATGATGCGCGAGAATCTGACCCTGGTAGAGCAGCGTCATCTGTCGATGGCGATCGACAAGGTCATGATGGGCGAGAAGACCGACCGTGAGACCAACCATGAAGAGAAGAAGCGGGTAGCGATCCATGAGCTTGGACATGCTATTATGGCTGAGCTGCTGCGTCCCGGAAGCGTTAGTCAGGTCACACTGACCCCGCGCGGACAAGCACTCGGTTATGTTCGGCATAATCCGCAGACCGAACAATATCTGTATACGAAGGACTATCTGGAGCATCAGATTATGATTGCCCTGGGCGGAGCGGCTGCGGAAGAGATGTATTACGGCGGACGCAGTACCGGTTCCCGCGGTGATTTCGACCAGGCGCTTAATATTGTTGAGACCATGATGAAGTCCGGGCTCACCTCGCTCGGCATTGCGAATCTGCAAATGGTTACCACCGAAGAGCTAATGAAGGAAAACAGTAAAATACTGGATGATCTGATGATTCGTACGAAGGACCTGCTGGAGCAGCAGAGAAATATATTTGATTACTCTCTTGACATTTTAATGAAGGAAGAAGTTCTCTCCGGAGAGCAATTTCGTTGTCAATTTCGTGACAGTGTCCTTTTACCGGCATAA
- a CDS encoding acetate kinase, with protein MNILVINSGSSSLKYQLYNMTDESVLAKGLVERIGMDSSILNHKPTGKQEVTEVSEILEHNTAIRKVLACLTDKEHGVIASTDEINAVGHRVVHGGEFFKSSALVDADAKTKIRQLFDLAPLHNPAAMMGITASENNMPGVPQVVVFDTAFHQTMPEKAYMYAIPRVLYNKYKVRRYGAHGTSHDFVSKAAAEYLDRPLQDLKIITCHIGNGASVTAVDGGISVDTSMGMTPLEGLMMGTRSGDLDPAIVPYVMNKEELSVGEVNSMLNKHSGLLAISGVSSDMRDIIDGAEKGEPNSTLAFEMYEYRLRKYIGSYAAAMNGVDVIVFTAGVGENASLLREKVLNNLTFLGIELDTEANKVRSGDPRRISTANSKVQVLVVPTNEELVIARDTYRIVQGVNG; from the coding sequence ATGAATATCTTAGTAATTAACTCCGGCAGTTCCTCATTGAAATACCAGTTGTACAATATGACAGATGAATCTGTACTCGCCAAAGGCCTGGTAGAACGTATCGGTATGGATTCCTCCATTCTGAATCACAAGCCGACCGGCAAACAGGAAGTTACTGAAGTCAGCGAAATTCTGGAGCACAATACGGCCATCCGCAAAGTGCTTGCCTGTCTGACAGACAAAGAGCATGGCGTTATCGCATCCACCGATGAGATTAACGCTGTGGGCCACCGTGTAGTGCACGGGGGGGAATTCTTCAAATCCTCCGCGCTGGTCGATGCCGATGCGAAGACCAAGATCCGCCAGCTGTTCGACCTTGCGCCGCTGCATAACCCGGCTGCGATGATGGGGATTACCGCATCCGAGAATAATATGCCCGGTGTGCCGCAGGTCGTTGTATTCGACACCGCCTTCCACCAGACTATGCCTGAGAAGGCTTATATGTATGCCATTCCGAGAGTGCTTTACAACAAATACAAAGTACGCCGTTATGGCGCGCACGGAACCTCCCATGATTTCGTCAGCAAGGCTGCTGCAGAGTATCTGGACCGTCCGCTTCAGGACCTCAAGATTATCACCTGCCACATCGGCAACGGTGCCAGTGTAACTGCAGTGGACGGAGGAATATCAGTTGACACTTCGATGGGGATGACTCCGCTGGAAGGCCTGATGATGGGTACCCGCAGTGGAGACCTTGACCCGGCAATTGTCCCTTATGTGATGAACAAGGAAGAGCTGTCCGTCGGTGAAGTGAACTCCATGCTGAACAAGCACAGCGGACTTCTGGCCATCTCTGGCGTGAGCAGTGACATGCGTGATATTATTGACGGTGCGGAGAAAGGCGAGCCTAATTCGACGCTTGCTTTTGAAATGTACGAGTATCGTCTGCGTAAATATATCGGTTCTTATGCAGCAGCCATGAATGGGGTAGACGTAATTGTATTCACCGCTGGTGTAGGCGAGAATGCTTCCCTGCTGCGTGAAAAAGTACTGAACAATCTTACGTTCCTCGGAATTGAACTGGATACAGAAGCCAACAAGGTCCGTTCGGGTGATCCGCGGCGTATCTCTACAGCCAATTCCAAGGTACAGGTGCTTGTGGTTCCAACGAACGAAGAGCTTGTGATCGCGCGCGATACTTATCGTATTGTGCAAGGAGTTAACGGCTAA
- a CDS encoding IS256 family transposase, whose translation MTIVPEHMLNNLFEKLVKDFMKENMESLLRAEIQGFMSSEEAGASNSRNGYYTRDLHTRYGHIEDLQVPRDRQGLFQTQMFEPYQRREGWLEEAVIQMYKSGMGTRDVARFIESMFGSHYSPTTISNITATVLEDIHQWQKRPLSKRYSVIYLDGLYVKLKRGTVRGEVVYFAMGIDEEGQRQILGFYVGGQESSNGWREVLKDLYARGAQEVLLGVFDGLPGLDAAFKETYPQADVQHCVVHKVRATLPKIRVEHKTDVIKALKTVYDAPDEVVARANFDTVKAKWNALYPKEMRSWEEQLSTLLTFYKYPEPMRKAIYTSNPIERMNKEIRKRLKPMNSLTNMDAAEKIVYLEMLGYNERFGQRVTPGFGVDTVKKKLSQLYEARYPSLPTVEEE comes from the coding sequence ATGACTATTGTACCCGAACATATGCTAAATAATCTATTTGAAAAACTTGTTAAAGACTTCATGAAAGAGAATATGGAATCGCTCCTGCGTGCCGAAATCCAAGGGTTTATGTCGAGTGAAGAAGCCGGTGCCAGCAATAGCCGTAACGGATACTATACACGGGATCTGCATACGAGATACGGCCATATCGAGGATCTTCAGGTTCCCCGGGACCGCCAGGGTCTCTTTCAAACTCAGATGTTTGAACCCTACCAACGGCGGGAGGGCTGGCTGGAAGAAGCGGTGATCCAGATGTATAAATCCGGCATGGGAACCCGGGACGTGGCCCGATTTATTGAAAGCATGTTCGGCAGCCATTACTCGCCCACCACCATCAGTAACATCACCGCTACGGTGCTGGAGGATATCCACCAGTGGCAGAAACGTCCGCTGAGCAAACGCTACTCTGTGATCTACCTGGATGGGCTGTACGTGAAGCTTAAACGGGGCACGGTCCGGGGCGAAGTCGTCTATTTTGCCATGGGAATCGACGAAGAAGGTCAGCGTCAAATCCTGGGGTTCTACGTAGGGGGTCAAGAGAGCTCGAATGGCTGGCGGGAGGTGCTCAAAGATCTGTACGCACGCGGGGCCCAGGAAGTGCTGCTCGGTGTATTTGACGGACTGCCGGGGCTCGATGCGGCCTTTAAAGAAACCTACCCGCAGGCGGATGTGCAGCATTGTGTGGTGCACAAAGTACGAGCCACGTTACCCAAAATCCGTGTGGAGCACAAAACCGATGTGATTAAGGCCCTGAAGACCGTGTATGATGCACCAGATGAGGTCGTGGCCCGGGCGAACTTTGACACGGTGAAAGCGAAGTGGAATGCGTTATACCCGAAGGAAATGCGGTCTTGGGAGGAGCAGCTTTCGACGTTACTGACGTTCTACAAGTACCCGGAACCGATGCGTAAAGCGATTTACACGTCCAATCCCATTGAGCGAATGAACAAGGAAATCCGCAAACGTCTGAAGCCGATGAACAGCCTGACCAACATGGATGCGGCAGAAAAAATCGTGTATCTGGAGATGTTAGGCTACAACGAAAGGTTTGGGCAGCGAGTCACCCCTGGCTTTGGGGTGGACACGGTGAAAAAGAAGCTCAGCCAGCTCTATGAAGCCCGCTACCCTTCGTTGCCCACAGTCGAAGAAGAGTAG
- a CDS encoding 3-hydroxyacyl-CoA dehydrogenase NAD-binding domain-containing protein — MNFKKIGVIGGGTMGQGIAEMLAAKGLDVMLVEKTAERLNYSYEMIETSLDKQLEKWAITQAEKKLILARIQKVTHFAELSSCDMVIETIVEDLEAKQKVFNQLDQVCPSHIILASNTSTLSLTELASSTMYPERVIGMHFIHPVGKVDLVEIVRGLKTSDSTFEDTKAFVDEIVEKKGVMIYESPGFVSSRLICLFINEAMHVLQEGVASPEDIDDAMRIGYQFQNGPLEMADRFGLDSVLAALENMFREYGELKYRPSTILKKMVRAGQLGAKSGEGFFKYDKDGDRI, encoded by the coding sequence ATGAATTTTAAGAAGATCGGTGTCATCGGCGGAGGCACAATGGGACAAGGGATTGCTGAAATGCTGGCAGCCAAAGGCCTGGATGTCATGCTGGTGGAAAAAACTGCAGAACGGCTGAACTACTCCTACGAAATGATCGAGACCAGTCTCGACAAGCAACTGGAGAAATGGGCGATTACCCAGGCGGAGAAAAAGCTGATCCTGGCCCGCATCCAGAAGGTTACACACTTCGCTGAACTGAGCTCATGCGATATGGTCATTGAGACTATCGTTGAAGATCTGGAAGCGAAGCAAAAGGTATTCAATCAGCTCGATCAGGTGTGTCCGAGCCACATTATTCTTGCCAGCAATACGTCAACGCTTAGCTTGACTGAGCTTGCAAGCTCTACAATGTATCCGGAACGCGTTATCGGCATGCACTTCATACACCCTGTAGGTAAGGTGGATCTGGTTGAAATCGTGCGCGGTCTGAAAACCTCGGACAGCACATTTGAAGATACCAAAGCCTTTGTCGATGAGATTGTAGAGAAAAAAGGCGTTATGATCTACGAATCCCCCGGATTTGTATCTTCACGCCTCATTTGCCTGTTCATTAACGAGGCTATGCATGTGCTCCAGGAAGGGGTTGCATCTCCTGAAGATATTGATGACGCTATGCGCATCGGCTACCAGTTCCAGAACGGGCCGCTTGAAATGGCAGACCGTTTCGGTCTGGATTCCGTTCTTGCCGCACTTGAGAACATGTTCCGTGAATACGGCGAGCTCAAGTACCGTCCTTCGACAATCCTCAAGAAGATGGTACGTGCAGGACAACTGGGTGCGAAATCGGGCGAAGGCTTCTTCAAGTATGACAAGGATGGTGACCGTATATGA
- the proC gene encoding pyrroline-5-carboxylate reductase — translation MCQQPAIPLINHNIVFYGAGSMAEAIVRGLIARNVVESGRIIMLNRSSSERLAELRSRYGVLGYNAPESKLEALRSAPVIVLAMKPKDAAEALRSLGPLLSPDQLVISVIAGLTIRTMQGLLGNPQPVVRTMPNTSSSIGLGATGIAFSKEVGEESRRTALNIFEAVGLTAVIDEERMETLTGISGSGPAYIYYMMEAMIAAGIRGGLPLEQSRELTVQTVLGAARMVQQTGEEPAALRKKVTSPNGSTQAAIEVLERGDFFETVISAVNRCAERSREMGSALEQELH, via the coding sequence ATGTGCCAGCAACCAGCAATTCCGCTCATCAATCATAATATTGTTTTTTATGGCGCAGGCTCGATGGCCGAGGCCATTGTTCGGGGATTAATCGCCCGGAATGTAGTGGAATCGGGCCGGATTATCATGCTGAACCGCAGCAGCAGCGAGCGCCTCGCTGAACTCCGCAGCCGTTACGGCGTGCTCGGCTATAACGCTCCCGAGTCCAAGCTCGAGGCTCTGCGCTCTGCGCCGGTCATTGTTCTAGCCATGAAGCCCAAAGACGCTGCTGAAGCGCTCCGTTCACTCGGGCCGCTGCTGTCGCCGGATCAGCTCGTCATCTCCGTGATTGCCGGGCTGACCATCCGTACGATGCAAGGCTTACTGGGTAATCCGCAGCCTGTGGTCCGCACCATGCCGAATACCTCCAGCTCCATCGGCCTCGGGGCTACCGGGATTGCCTTCTCCAAGGAGGTTGGCGAAGAGAGCCGCCGTACAGCGCTTAATATCTTCGAAGCGGTTGGCCTGACGGCGGTCATTGACGAAGAACGGATGGAGACCTTAACCGGGATCTCCGGCAGCGGACCGGCTTATATCTACTACATGATGGAAGCAATGATCGCTGCAGGTATACGCGGAGGGCTGCCGCTTGAGCAGAGCCGTGAGCTGACTGTCCAGACCGTGCTCGGCGCAGCCCGTATGGTGCAGCAGACCGGTGAAGAGCCTGCCGCCCTGCGCAAGAAGGTCACCTCGCCGAATGGCTCTACCCAGGCGGCCATTGAAGTGCTGGAGCGAGGCGATTTCTTCGAGACCGTCATTTCCGCCGTCAACCGCTGTGCGGAACGTTCACGCGAGATGGGCTCAGCTTTGGAGCAGGAGCTGCACTAA
- a CDS encoding aminoglycoside adenylyltransferase domain-containing protein, which yields MEVLAYLDQAVDLFKEELGDNLSGIYLHGSLAMGCFQPDSSDIDLLIVVEDKLPAEVSHRLAGRIVTFHDSLPNKRGIELSIVLKTYLHNFVYPTPFEFHFSEAHLERYRTNENYLCAGFEDADLAAHFAVVYHRGFILYGEPIREAFAPVDQRYYLDSIIRDIDDAQENIGNAPLYYTLNLCRVLYYVQEGHVSSRKEGGEWGLQHLPERYHGLLRRCLMEYSGAAVAEGYELELLTDFAEYMMAEIGVSRM from the coding sequence TTGGAAGTTTTAGCATATTTGGATCAGGCGGTGGATTTATTTAAGGAAGAGCTGGGGGATAATCTGTCGGGGATTTATCTGCACGGCTCCCTGGCCATGGGTTGTTTTCAACCGGATTCAAGCGATATTGATTTGCTGATTGTCGTAGAGGACAAGCTGCCAGCAGAGGTCAGTCATAGACTTGCCGGTCGTATCGTAACCTTTCATGACAGTCTGCCGAATAAGCGCGGAATTGAACTGTCTATCGTCCTGAAGACATACCTGCACAACTTTGTGTATCCTACGCCATTTGAATTTCACTTTTCAGAAGCTCATTTAGAGCGGTATAGAACCAATGAGAATTATCTGTGCGCCGGCTTTGAGGATGCTGATCTGGCGGCACATTTTGCAGTAGTCTACCATCGCGGGTTTATCTTGTACGGGGAGCCGATCCGCGAGGCCTTTGCGCCGGTAGACCAGAGGTACTATCTGGATTCCATTATCAGGGATATCGATGATGCGCAGGAGAATATTGGGAATGCTCCACTCTATTACACACTAAATCTATGCAGGGTGCTCTACTATGTGCAGGAAGGTCATGTCTCTTCCAGGAAGGAAGGCGGGGAGTGGGGACTGCAGCATTTGCCGGAACGCTATCACGGGCTGCTGAGACGTTGTCTGATGGAATATAGCGGTGCGGCCGTTGCCGAAGGCTATGAACTGGAGCTTTTAACTGATTTTGCGGAATATATGATGGCTGAAATTGGCGTTAGCCGGATGTAG
- a CDS encoding DnaD domain-containing protein: MDGKGWNTWGEGVAFGLENGMAVIPYALLKYYRKLNLSGSESMLLIHLLSFRQVEGIDFPSLEELQAVTGRSIPVIAGELQKLMKEGFISIDGENDELRDIHYERYNFSGLYAKLGAYLAELSRETAQEKPSRSGREPGARAVAHHSGATAPDGGYGRPAVPGAKESEDGRSLFSIFEKEFGRPLSPMECESISGWVDEDRYPEELILLALKESVFAGKVHFRYIDRILLEWARNRVKNAQDVKAYSQKFRGGGR, translated from the coding sequence ATGGACGGAAAAGGTTGGAATACCTGGGGCGAGGGCGTAGCCTTCGGCCTGGAGAACGGAATGGCCGTCATTCCTTATGCACTCCTGAAATATTACCGGAAGCTGAATCTGAGCGGCAGCGAGTCCATGCTGCTGATTCATCTGCTCTCCTTCAGACAGGTGGAGGGAATAGACTTCCCTTCCCTGGAGGAGCTGCAGGCAGTAACCGGGCGCAGTATTCCGGTGATTGCCGGAGAGCTGCAGAAGCTTATGAAGGAAGGTTTCATCAGTATCGACGGAGAAAACGACGAGCTGAGAGACATTCATTATGAGCGCTATAACTTCTCCGGCCTATACGCCAAGCTGGGAGCTTATCTGGCAGAACTCTCACGGGAGACTGCCCAGGAGAAGCCCAGCCGGAGCGGGCGGGAGCCGGGGGCCCGGGCAGTAGCTCATCACTCCGGGGCTACCGCACCGGACGGCGGCTATGGCCGCCCGGCTGTGCCGGGTGCCAAGGAGTCAGAGGACGGACGTAGTCTGTTCAGCATTTTCGAGAAGGAATTCGGGCGTCCGCTATCCCCCATGGAATGTGAATCTATTTCCGGCTGGGTGGATGAAGACCGCTATCCCGAAGAGCTGATTCTGCTCGCACTGAAGGAGTCGGTCTTTGCAGGAAAGGTTCATTTCCGTTACATTGACCGCATTCTGCTGGAGTGGGCCCGCAACCGGGTGAAGAATGCCCAGGATGTCAAAGCCTATTCCCAGAAATTCCGGGGCGGCGGCAGATGA
- the asnS gene encoding asparagine--tRNA ligase has product MANKSVIKNVNEHVGESVVIGCWVNNKRSSGKIQFLQLRDGTGYIQGVVVKSEVPEQVWDDAKSLTQESSLYVTGIIREEPRSQSGYELTVTGIEVLHLTENYPITPKEHGVDFLMDHRHLWLRSSKQRAVMVIRAEIIRAVQQFFNERGFTKVDPPILTPTSAEGTTNLFHTKYFEEDAYLTQSGQLYMEAAAMALGRVYSFGPTFRAEKSKTRRHLIEFWMIEPEMAFTDHEESLCVQEDFISFVVQSVLTNCRAELEAVGRDVSKLENIKAPFPRISYDDAIKFLNEKGYEIAWGDDFGAPHETAIAEMSDRPVFITHYPASFKAFYMKPHPDRPEVVLCADMIAPEGYGEIIGGSQRIDDPALLEARFKEHNLSMDTYKWYMDLRTYGTVPHSGFGLGLERTVAWICGLDHVRETIAFPRTLYRLYP; this is encoded by the coding sequence ATGGCTAACAAAAGTGTAATCAAGAACGTGAATGAGCATGTCGGAGAGAGTGTTGTCATCGGATGTTGGGTCAACAACAAGCGCTCCAGCGGTAAAATTCAGTTCCTGCAGCTTCGCGACGGTACCGGTTATATCCAGGGCGTTGTGGTGAAATCAGAAGTCCCTGAGCAGGTCTGGGATGATGCCAAGAGCCTCACCCAGGAGAGCTCACTGTATGTTACCGGAATCATCCGTGAGGAGCCCCGCAGCCAATCTGGCTACGAGCTGACGGTTACAGGCATTGAAGTTCTGCATCTTACCGAGAATTATCCAATCACACCTAAGGAGCATGGCGTCGACTTCCTGATGGATCACCGTCACCTCTGGCTGCGTTCCTCCAAGCAGCGGGCGGTAATGGTTATTCGTGCGGAGATTATCCGCGCGGTTCAACAGTTCTTCAATGAGCGCGGCTTCACGAAGGTGGACCCGCCGATCCTGACACCTACGTCAGCAGAAGGCACGACCAACCTGTTCCACACCAAGTACTTCGAAGAGGACGCCTATCTTACCCAAAGCGGACAGCTGTATATGGAAGCAGCAGCCATGGCTCTGGGACGCGTCTATTCGTTTGGGCCTACCTTCCGTGCAGAGAAATCCAAGACCCGCCGCCACTTGATCGAGTTCTGGATGATTGAGCCGGAAATGGCCTTCACAGATCATGAAGAGAGCCTGTGCGTGCAGGAGGATTTCATCAGCTTCGTCGTGCAGTCCGTGCTGACGAATTGCCGCGCCGAGCTGGAAGCGGTGGGCCGTGATGTCTCGAAGCTTGAGAACATCAAAGCACCATTCCCGCGTATCAGCTATGACGATGCGATTAAGTTCCTAAATGAAAAGGGCTATGAAATTGCTTGGGGCGATGATTTCGGGGCTCCTCATGAAACGGCGATTGCGGAGATGAGCGACAGACCCGTCTTTATTACCCACTATCCGGCTTCCTTCAAGGCTTTCTATATGAAGCCGCATCCTGATCGTCCTGAAGTGGTGCTGTGCGCGGATATGATCGCTCCTGAAGGCTACGGGGAGATCATTGGCGGATCACAACGTATTGACGATCCGGCACTGCTGGAGGCCCGCTTTAAGGAACATAACCTGTCGATGGATACCTACAAATGGTATATGGATCTGCGCACCTATGGCACAGTTCCACACTCCGGCTTCGGTCTGGGGCTGGAGCGTACAGTAGCCTGGATCTGCGGTCTGGACCATGTCCGTGAGACCATTGCCTTCCCTCGTACACTGTACCGTCTTTACCCTTAA